The following are encoded in a window of Solibacillus sp. FSL R7-0668 genomic DNA:
- a CDS encoding copper amine oxidase N-terminal domain-containing protein, producing the protein MKKGTTLVPMRAIFEDLGATVEYDKNTKKITAYKDSKIISLTVGNKTAYVTENGTGNSISLSHPAESYKNTTMVPLRFIAESLGAITEWDSVLQQVKITTTK; encoded by the coding sequence ATGAAAAAAGGCACAACGTTAGTTCCGATGCGCGCTATTTTTGAGGATTTAGGGGCAACTGTAGAATACGACAAGAACACTAAAAAAATTACAGCTTACAAAGATTCTAAAATCATTTCACTGACTGTTGGAAACAAAACAGCTTATGTTACAGAGAATGGGACTGGAAACTCCATAAGCTTATCCCATCCAGCTGAGAGCTATAAAAACACAACTATGGTTCCATTACGCTTTATTGCTGAATCATTAGGCGCTATTACGGAATGGGATAGCGTGCTTCAACAAGTGAAAATCACAACAACGAAGTAA
- a CDS encoding metallophosphoesterase, which translates to MKLVIMSDTHGDEEIIERVKSYHPDADKMIHCGDSELPYSHSAMQNMERVKGNCDGDPNYLEEVLFQVNGERVYVTHGHLYDVKSSPMKLVYRAKELGATIVCFGHSHILGAEYIDGIFFINPGSLKKPRQIQEKSFVTLTISTTHFTLDCYDDNNNLMEQLFIER; encoded by the coding sequence ATGAAGCTAGTAATTATGAGTGATACCCATGGTGATGAGGAAATTATTGAGCGTGTGAAGAGCTACCATCCAGATGCAGACAAGATGATTCATTGCGGTGATAGTGAATTACCGTATTCCCATTCAGCGATGCAGAACATGGAGCGTGTGAAGGGAAACTGTGATGGCGATCCCAATTACTTAGAGGAAGTTTTGTTTCAAGTCAATGGAGAACGTGTATACGTCACACACGGTCATTTGTATGATGTGAAATCCTCGCCAATGAAGCTTGTCTATCGTGCAAAGGAGCTTGGGGCGACGATTGTATGCTTCGGTCATTCACATATTTTAGGTGCGGAATATATTGATGGTATTTTTTTTATTAATCCGGGTAGCTTAAAGAAGCCTCGTCAAATTCAAGAAAAATCTTTTGTCACACTAACGATTTCAACGACACATTTTACATTGGATTGTTATGATGACAATAATAATTTGATGGAGCAATTGTTTATTGAACGTTAA
- a CDS encoding XTP/dITP diphosphatase gives MKQVVIATKNKGKAKDFEALFHPFGYEVVTMFEVAPDLEIEETGTTFEENAILKAETLSNLLGKIVIADDSGLAIDALNGEPGVFSARYAGDHDDEANMVKVLANMKDVPEAARTARFCCALAIAGPNMETKTVFGTCEGVIAHEKKGTNGFGYDPIFYVPALEKHMAELSADEKGAISHRGNAIRKLALQLAELLK, from the coding sequence ATGAAGCAAGTCGTAATCGCTACGAAAAACAAAGGCAAAGCAAAGGACTTTGAAGCATTATTCCATCCATTTGGTTATGAAGTGGTGACCATGTTTGAAGTAGCACCTGATTTAGAAATTGAAGAAACAGGGACAACTTTTGAAGAAAATGCGATTTTAAAGGCGGAAACGTTATCAAACTTGCTTGGTAAAATTGTCATTGCGGACGATAGTGGCTTGGCAATCGATGCATTAAACGGCGAGCCTGGCGTATTTTCTGCACGTTACGCAGGCGATCATGATGATGAAGCGAATATGGTAAAAGTATTAGCAAATATGAAGGATGTACCAGAGGCAGCCCGTACAGCTCGTTTTTGCTGTGCATTAGCCATAGCGGGTCCAAATATGGAAACGAAAACGGTATTTGGTACATGTGAAGGGGTCATTGCACATGAGAAAAAGGGAACAAACGGCTTCGGCTATGACCCGATTTTCTATGTACCAGCTTTAGAAAAGCATATGGCTGAGCTTTCTGCTGATGAAAAAGGGGCCATTTCACACCGTGGTAATGCCATCCGCAAATTGGCGTTACAACTAGCAGAATTACTAAAATAG
- the rph gene encoding ribonuclease PH → MTRHDLRAVTQLRPVQIENNYLMHPEGSVLITVGNTKVICTATIEDKVPGFLRGQGKGWITAEYSMLPRATEQRTRREASAGKVTGRTMEIQRLIGRALRAVVDLEALGEKTVWIDCDVIQADGGTRTASITGAFVAMTQAIAKLGAEKPFVKFPVTDYLAATSVGKLADIGAVLDLNYLEDSAAEVDMNVVMTGAGQFVELQGTGEEATFSRADLNELLDLAEAGIAQLIDIQKEALGDLAAQIGKVEA, encoded by the coding sequence ATGACAAGACATGACTTACGAGCTGTGACACAATTACGTCCAGTTCAAATTGAAAATAATTATTTAATGCACCCAGAAGGTTCGGTATTAATTACGGTTGGCAATACAAAGGTAATTTGTACAGCGACGATTGAAGATAAAGTACCAGGCTTTTTACGTGGACAAGGAAAAGGCTGGATTACCGCAGAATACTCGATGCTACCACGTGCCACAGAGCAACGTACGCGCCGTGAAGCCTCGGCAGGTAAAGTAACCGGCCGTACAATGGAAATCCAACGTTTAATTGGACGTGCATTACGTGCTGTTGTGGATTTAGAGGCACTTGGAGAAAAAACGGTATGGATTGACTGTGATGTCATTCAAGCGGATGGAGGCACACGTACAGCTTCGATTACAGGGGCTTTTGTTGCGATGACACAGGCAATTGCAAAGCTAGGCGCGGAAAAACCTTTTGTCAAATTCCCAGTAACGGACTATCTAGCGGCGACAAGTGTTGGTAAATTAGCTGACATTGGTGCGGTATTAGACTTGAACTATTTGGAAGACTCTGCAGCAGAGGTTGATATGAATGTCGTAATGACAGGTGCTGGTCAATTTGTTGAATTACAAGGTACAGGTGAAGAAGCGACATTCTCAAGAGCCGACTTAAATGAACTACTCGATTTAGCAGAAGCAGGCATTGCCCAATTAATCGACATTCAAAAAGAAGCACTAGGAGACTTAGCAGCACAGATTGGAAAGGTGGAAGCATAA
- the racE gene encoding glutamate racemase has protein sequence MNAPIGVIDSGVGGLTVAKAIMELLPNETIYYIGDTARCPYGPRSKQEVRNFTWQMAKALEKMNIKMLVIACNTATAVALESLQKHMPFPVLGVINAGARAAIKQTKRNEIVVLATEGTIKSGAYEEAVKSLSTKATVIPLACPTFVPLVESGEYEGQFSYDLVSKGLKPIENERFDTVILGCTHYPILQKQIEAAVGQNVHVLSSAEETAKDVEAILSFKGQLRMESEPPKHIFHASGSVPIFRSIAERWLEQGTLDIRKITFEK, from the coding sequence GTGAATGCCCCAATTGGTGTAATTGATTCAGGAGTCGGCGGGTTAACTGTCGCAAAAGCAATAATGGAACTATTACCGAATGAAACAATTTATTATATCGGTGATACAGCGCGTTGTCCATATGGGCCACGCTCAAAGCAAGAAGTGCGAAACTTTACATGGCAAATGGCAAAGGCACTTGAAAAAATGAATATTAAAATGCTCGTTATTGCATGCAATACAGCGACAGCAGTGGCATTGGAGAGCTTACAAAAGCATATGCCTTTCCCTGTTCTAGGTGTTATTAATGCTGGGGCACGAGCAGCAATTAAGCAAACAAAGCGCAATGAAATCGTTGTGCTAGCTACAGAAGGTACGATCAAAAGTGGTGCGTATGAGGAAGCCGTTAAATCGCTTTCGACTAAGGCTACGGTCATTCCGTTAGCCTGTCCTACATTTGTACCTCTTGTAGAGAGTGGTGAGTATGAGGGGCAATTCTCATATGATCTTGTTTCTAAAGGATTGAAGCCAATTGAAAATGAACGCTTTGATACAGTAATTTTAGGGTGTACGCATTATCCTATCTTACAAAAGCAAATCGAAGCAGCGGTAGGGCAGAATGTGCACGTATTATCGAGTGCAGAAGAAACGGCGAAGGATGTTGAGGCCATACTAAGCTTTAAGGGACAACTGCGTATGGAAAGCGAGCCACCAAAGCATATATTCCATGCGTCAGGCTCGGTACCTATTTTCCGTTCAATTGCAGAGCGCTGGCTAGAACAGGGCACACTGGATATTCGTAAAATTACATTTGAAAAATAA
- a CDS encoding MarR family winged helix-turn-helix transcriptional regulator: MKDQSTHSSESVAILEKELRYISHLIKQKGREILSNYIITPPQFVALQWLQESGDMTIGDLSTKMYLAFSTTTDLVDRMEKNELVQRIRDENDRRVVRIHLLPEGERIIQEVIVKRQDYLRDITDEFDAEEFEQLLKHLQKLHLLMK, translated from the coding sequence ATGAAAGATCAAAGCACACATAGCTCTGAATCTGTAGCAATCTTAGAAAAAGAATTACGATATATTTCTCACTTAATTAAGCAAAAGGGCCGCGAAATATTAAGCAATTATATTATTACACCTCCGCAATTTGTTGCGTTGCAATGGTTGCAAGAATCAGGTGATATGACAATTGGTGATTTATCAACAAAAATGTATTTAGCATTTTCGACAACAACGGATTTAGTCGACCGAATGGAAAAAAATGAGCTTGTTCAGCGGATTCGTGACGAAAATGATCGTCGTGTAGTGCGCATCCATCTATTACCAGAGGGTGAACGCATTATTCAAGAGGTAATTGTAAAGCGACAAGATTATTTACGTGACATTACCGATGAATTTGACGCAGAAGAGTTTGAGCAATTATTAAAGCACTTACAGAAGCTCCATTTATTAATGAAATAG
- a CDS encoding helix-turn-helix domain-containing protein: protein MTRPQHRSLLTKREREIFELLIEDYSTREIANKLGISEKTVRNHISNTIQKLGVSSRTQALIELLRLQELSIN, encoded by the coding sequence ATGACTCGTCCGCAGCATCGTTCGCTGTTAACAAAAAGAGAACGAGAAATTTTTGAGTTATTAATTGAAGACTATTCGACACGAGAAATTGCGAATAAACTAGGCATTAGCGAAAAAACCGTACGTAACCATATTTCTAATACGATTCAAAAATTAGGTGTTTCTAGTCGAACGCAGGCACTTATTGAATTATTGCGGTTGCAAGAATTGTCAATAAACTGA
- a CDS encoding acyl-CoA thioesterase, with amino-acid sequence MRAAYIQEPQEWVAGFSFSTTVKVRFSETDMYGHVNNTKVFAYLEYARIEYFKALGFDFSNDSGNQNMLVVADIQCDYLNQVFFDETLTIYVKTASIGNSSMDLHYLVKNEKGDICYTARGTLVQLNYSTGKGVPFLEEQKKLLLGK; translated from the coding sequence ATGCGAGCAGCTTATATTCAAGAGCCACAGGAATGGGTAGCAGGATTTTCATTTTCGACAACTGTAAAGGTACGTTTTTCAGAAACAGACATGTATGGGCATGTTAACAATACGAAGGTGTTTGCCTACTTGGAATATGCACGTATAGAATATTTTAAAGCGTTGGGATTCGACTTTTCCAATGATTCTGGCAACCAAAATATGCTAGTTGTTGCAGATATTCAATGTGATTATTTGAATCAAGTATTTTTTGACGAAACGTTGACGATTTATGTAAAAACAGCATCTATCGGTAATTCCTCAATGGACCTACATTATTTGGTGAAAAATGAAAAAGGTGATATATGCTACACAGCGCGTGGAACATTGGTACAATTGAACTATTCCACAGGTAAAGGTGTCCCATTTTTAGAAGAACAGAAAAAATTATTGCTCGGGAAATAG
- the sdhB gene encoding succinate dehydrogenase iron-sulfur subunit gives METVNTGRTVKLEIVRQDSENGATRVEKFEVPYRPGMNVISALMHIQKYPVTADGQKTTPVAWDMNCLEEVCGACSMVINGRPQQSCSALVDKLTQPIRLEPMKTFPVIRDLQVDRQRMFNALKKVKAWVPIDGTYDLGEGPRMPERKRQWAYELSKCMTCGVCMEACPNVSEKASFIGPAPLSQVRLFNTHPTGAMNKDERLEAIMGDGGLANCGNSQNCVAACPKGIPLTTSIAALNRATTVQMFKNFFGSDHMVD, from the coding sequence ATGGAAACAGTAAACACTGGAAGAACAGTTAAGTTAGAAATCGTTCGTCAAGATTCTGAGAATGGTGCTACACGCGTTGAGAAGTTTGAAGTTCCTTACCGCCCAGGTATGAACGTAATTTCTGCTTTAATGCATATTCAAAAATATCCTGTAACTGCTGACGGTCAAAAAACGACTCCAGTAGCATGGGATATGAACTGTCTAGAAGAAGTTTGTGGTGCATGTTCAATGGTAATCAACGGACGTCCACAACAATCTTGTTCAGCTTTAGTAGACAAATTAACACAACCAATTCGTTTAGAGCCAATGAAAACTTTCCCTGTCATTCGTGACTTACAAGTTGACCGTCAACGTATGTTTAACGCACTTAAGAAAGTTAAAGCATGGGTTCCAATCGATGGTACTTATGACTTAGGTGAAGGTCCACGTATGCCAGAGCGTAAACGTCAATGGGCTTACGAATTATCTAAATGTATGACTTGTGGTGTATGTATGGAAGCATGTCCAAACGTGTCTGAAAAAGCTTCATTCATCGGTCCAGCGCCATTATCACAAGTTCGTTTATTCAACACTCACCCAACTGGTGCAATGAATAAAGACGAGCGTTTAGAAGCAATTATGGGAGACGGTGGTCTTGCGAACTGCGGTAACTCACAAAACTGTGTTGCGGCATGTCCAAAAGGTATTCCGTTAACAACTTCAATTGCTGCGCTTAACCGTGCAACAACTGTTCAAATGTTCAAGAACTTCTTTGGTTCTGATCATATGGTTGACTAA
- the sdhA gene encoding succinate dehydrogenase flavoprotein subunit, translated as MAKSKVIVVGGGLAGLMATIKAAEEGTAVELFSLVPVKRSHSVCAQGGINGAVNTKGEGDSPWIHFDDTVYGGDFLANQPPVKGMCDAAPGIIHLMDRMGVMFNRTPEGLLDFRRFGGTLMHRTAFSGATTGQQLLYALDEQVRSHEVAGLVTKYEHWEFLGVVMDDDGVCRGIVAQDLRSEEIKSFRSDAVIMATGGPGIIFGKTTNSVINTGSAASIVYQQGASYSNGEMIQIHPTAIPGDDKNRLMSESARGEGGRIWTYKDGKPWYFLEEKYPAYGNLVPRDIATREIFDVCVNQKLGINGENMVYLDLSHKDPHELDIKLGGIIEIYEKFVGDDPRKLPMKIFPAVHYSMGGLWVDYDQMTEIPGLFAAGECDFSQHGANRLGANSLLSAIYGGMVAGPNAVKYIQGLKKHAEDLPEEIYTRRVKEEQEKWEAILKMDGTENAYLLHKELGEWMTDNMTVVRVNSKLEETYAKLTELQERWENININDTQKWSNQGAHFTRQLKNMLYLAKVMTKGALLRNESRGAHYKPEFPERDDENFLKTTMAKFDPATGEPIITYQEVDVSLIPPRKRDYSA; from the coding sequence ATGGCAAAGAGTAAAGTTATCGTCGTTGGTGGCGGTCTTGCAGGCTTAATGGCTACGATTAAGGCAGCTGAAGAAGGTACTGCAGTTGAGTTATTCTCGTTAGTTCCAGTTAAACGTTCACACTCTGTTTGTGCACAAGGCGGAATTAACGGAGCAGTTAATACAAAAGGTGAAGGGGATTCTCCATGGATTCACTTTGACGATACAGTATATGGTGGCGACTTCTTAGCAAACCAACCACCAGTAAAAGGTATGTGTGATGCTGCTCCTGGCATTATCCACTTAATGGACCGTATGGGTGTAATGTTCAACCGTACGCCAGAAGGTTTACTTGACTTCCGTCGTTTCGGCGGTACATTAATGCACCGTACAGCATTCTCTGGTGCAACAACTGGTCAACAATTACTATACGCACTAGACGAGCAAGTTCGTTCTCACGAAGTAGCTGGTTTAGTAACGAAATATGAGCACTGGGAATTCCTTGGTGTAGTTATGGATGATGATGGCGTTTGCCGCGGTATCGTAGCTCAAGATTTACGTTCTGAAGAAATTAAATCATTCCGTTCTGATGCTGTAATCATGGCAACAGGTGGTCCTGGTATTATCTTCGGTAAAACGACAAACTCTGTAATCAACACTGGTTCAGCAGCATCAATTGTTTACCAACAAGGTGCTTCTTATTCAAACGGTGAAATGATTCAAATTCACCCAACAGCGATTCCTGGTGACGACAAAAACCGTCTAATGTCAGAATCTGCTCGTGGTGAAGGCGGTCGTATTTGGACTTACAAAGACGGTAAGCCTTGGTATTTCTTAGAAGAAAAGTACCCAGCTTATGGTAACTTAGTACCTCGTGATATCGCAACTCGTGAAATCTTCGACGTATGTGTAAACCAAAAATTAGGTATCAACGGTGAGAACATGGTATACCTAGACTTATCTCACAAAGATCCACATGAATTAGACATCAAATTAGGTGGTATCATCGAAATCTACGAAAAATTCGTAGGGGATGACCCACGTAAATTACCTATGAAAATCTTCCCAGCAGTTCACTACTCTATGGGTGGTTTATGGGTAGATTATGACCAAATGACTGAAATCCCAGGTTTATTCGCTGCTGGTGAATGTGACTTCTCACAACACGGTGCGAACCGTTTAGGTGCGAACTCATTATTATCTGCGATTTACGGTGGTATGGTTGCTGGTCCAAATGCTGTTAAGTACATTCAAGGTCTTAAGAAGCATGCAGAAGATTTACCAGAAGAAATCTACACACGTCGTGTTAAAGAAGAGCAAGAAAAATGGGAAGCTATCCTTAAAATGGATGGTACAGAAAACGCTTACCTACTTCACAAAGAACTTGGTGAGTGGATGACTGATAACATGACAGTAGTGCGTGTGAACTCTAAACTAGAGGAAACATATGCGAAGTTAACTGAGTTACAAGAGCGTTGGGAAAACATCAACATCAACGACACACAAAAATGGTCGAACCAAGGTGCTCACTTCACTCGTCAGTTAAAAAACATGTTATACCTTGCTAAAGTTATGACGAAGGGTGCATTATTACGTAACGAGTCTCGTGGTGCACACTACAAACCAGAGTTCCCAGAGCGTGACGATGAGAACTTCTTAAAAACAACTATGGCGAAGTTCGATCCAGCTACGGGCGAGCCAATTATTACTTATCAAGAAGTAGACGTTTCGTTAATTCCACCACGTAAACGCGACTACTCTGCGTAA
- a CDS encoding succinate dehydrogenase cytochrome b558 subunit produces MSKDREFLWRRLHSLLGVIPVGLFLVFHLSLNFTAIGGEEAYNNATGMMELVPHWLLLVMEWVIIYIPLMFHAFYGVYIAFTATHNTKRFSTFRNWMFALQRFTGIFLVIFIAWHIFQTRVQKALGAEVDFNMMAEIVDNPLMLAFYIVGIVSATFHLANGLWSFCVSWGITQSKKSQQIFTYVSLLVFVILSIMGVAAIVSFI; encoded by the coding sequence TTGTCGAAAGATCGTGAATTTTTATGGCGCCGCTTACACTCGTTACTAGGTGTAATTCCTGTCGGGTTATTCTTGGTGTTCCACTTAAGTTTGAACTTCACTGCAATTGGCGGTGAAGAAGCTTACAATAACGCTACTGGCATGATGGAATTAGTGCCACACTGGTTATTGTTAGTAATGGAATGGGTTATTATTTATATCCCACTTATGTTCCACGCATTCTACGGAGTGTATATTGCATTCACTGCTACACACAACACGAAGCGTTTTAGCACATTCCGTAACTGGATGTTCGCTTTACAACGTTTCACAGGGATTTTCCTAGTGATTTTCATTGCTTGGCATATTTTCCAAACTCGTGTACAAAAAGCATTAGGTGCTGAAGTTGACTTCAACATGATGGCTGAAATCGTTGACAATCCATTAATGTTAGCATTCTACATCGTTGGTATCGTATCAGCAACATTCCACTTAGCGAACGGCTTATGGTCATTCTGCGTAAGCTGGGGGATTACACAGTCTAAAAAATCTCAACAAATCTTCACTTATGTATCTTTATTAGTATTTGTAATTTTAAGTATCATGGGTGTTGCAGCAATCGTATCTTTCATTTAA
- a CDS encoding YslB family protein has protein sequence MEELKMKTIPSFGYEIIRDHLLHSILGKHEDDVLYWAGKELARKFPLFSLDELPSFFTEAGWGSIMLEKETKDEAHYILMTPEHHSLNIEHRCFRLEAGFLAEQKQKQLGYLTECYDERNEKKNYVKFTLKWDLKELV, from the coding sequence ATGGAAGAATTAAAAATGAAAACGATTCCATCTTTTGGCTATGAAATCATTCGGGATCACTTACTTCATTCCATTTTAGGAAAGCACGAAGACGATGTTCTATATTGGGCAGGAAAAGAACTAGCACGGAAATTTCCATTATTTTCATTAGATGAACTACCATCATTCTTTACCGAGGCAGGCTGGGGAAGTATTATGTTAGAAAAAGAAACGAAGGATGAAGCCCATTACATATTGATGACACCTGAGCACCATTCGTTAAATATCGAGCATCGCTGTTTCCGCTTAGAAGCTGGTTTTTTAGCCGAGCAAAAGCAAAAGCAATTAGGCTATTTAACAGAATGCTATGACGAAAGAAACGAAAAGAAAAACTATGTGAAATTTACTTTAAAGTGGGATTTAAAGGAATTGGTTTGA
- a CDS encoding aspartate kinase — protein MQTIIAKFGGPAITTAEKIRDVAKKVIKEQARGIHLVVVVSSMASIRRELRQFAHDITDEPSKREMDVLIATGAQMTSALLTMAIQELGGKAVSLSGWQAGIKTNDTHRNARVEDVDVCRIQAHLARGEIVVVSGFQGITEAKDITTFGKGGSETSAVALAVALEAERVEIYSNVDGIYTADPQVVAHARKLPEISFDEMLEFANLGAHILHPRAVELAKQFEIPLVIRSNEQDVDGTLIKGDVDMEKNLIVRGVAYESDIIRLTIGYNSYETASLAEVFNTLAENEINVDIIVQAVIDGIKPTISFTIAKEEFAESLRVLEASKLSLGFSFADFEVGLAKVSIVGSGMVSNPGVAARMFARLGKEHIPVKMVSTSEIKVSVVVPQDEMVRAANALHDEFNLAVSEITAS, from the coding sequence ATGCAAACAATTATTGCAAAATTTGGTGGTCCGGCAATCACGACAGCCGAAAAAATTAGGGATGTCGCAAAAAAAGTAATAAAGGAGCAGGCAAGAGGCATACACTTAGTTGTTGTGGTTTCTTCGATGGCTTCGATTCGACGAGAGCTACGGCAGTTTGCGCATGATATTACGGATGAGCCTTCAAAGCGTGAAATGGACGTATTAATTGCTACTGGAGCGCAAATGACCAGTGCGTTATTAACGATGGCCATACAAGAACTAGGCGGAAAAGCAGTATCACTTTCTGGGTGGCAAGCGGGGATTAAAACGAATGATACGCATCGAAATGCACGAGTAGAAGACGTTGATGTGTGTCGTATTCAAGCACATTTAGCTCGAGGTGAAATTGTCGTTGTGTCTGGCTTTCAAGGGATAACGGAGGCGAAGGATATTACAACATTTGGAAAGGGTGGCTCGGAAACTTCAGCAGTTGCACTTGCAGTAGCGCTAGAAGCAGAGCGCGTAGAGATTTATTCCAATGTGGATGGTATTTATACCGCTGATCCTCAAGTCGTGGCGCATGCCCGAAAATTACCGGAAATTTCATTTGATGAAATGCTTGAATTTGCAAATTTAGGTGCACATATCCTACATCCTCGTGCGGTAGAGTTAGCAAAGCAATTTGAAATACCGCTTGTCATTCGTTCAAATGAGCAGGACGTGGATGGGACGTTAATTAAAGGAGATGTAGACATGGAAAAAAACTTAATTGTGCGCGGTGTTGCGTATGAATCGGATATTATTCGTTTGACAATCGGCTATAATTCTTATGAAACCGCATCATTAGCAGAGGTATTCAATACGTTAGCAGAAAATGAAATCAATGTGGATATTATTGTGCAAGCAGTGATAGATGGTATAAAGCCAACGATCTCCTTCACCATTGCAAAGGAAGAGTTTGCAGAAAGCTTACGCGTGTTAGAGGCAAGTAAATTATCCTTAGGCTTTAGCTTTGCTGATTTTGAAGTAGGCTTAGCGAAAGTATCTATTGTAGGTTCGGGGATGGTATCGAATCCTGGTGTTGCAGCGCGTATGTTTGCACGATTAGGCAAGGAGCATATTCCTGTGAAGATGGTAAGTACTTCTGAAATTAAGGTGTCAGTTGTTGTGCCACAGGATGAAATGGTACGCGCGGCGAATGCACTGCATGATGAATTTAATTTAGCGGTATCAGAGATTACTGCTTCCTAA